The following proteins are encoded in a genomic region of Ailuropoda melanoleuca isolate Jingjing chromosome 10, ASM200744v2, whole genome shotgun sequence:
- the TRIP6 gene encoding thyroid receptor-interacting protein 6, with protein MSGPTWLPPRQLEPARAPQGRALPRGAPGPPPAHGAALQPHPRVNFCPLPSEQCYQAPGGPDDRGLAWVGCHGAPQRSQGLPPDRGALRPGSLDAEIDSLTSMLAELDGGRGHAPRRSDRQAYEPPQPHAYRTGSGSLKPNGGGVPIPPQQLSASPYGGPTPASYATASTPAGPAFPVQVKVAQPVRGCGPPRRGASQASGALPGPHFPLPGRGEVWGAGYRSHREPGPGGKEEAAGGGRGGGYGPQVPLSQPPEEELERLTKKLVHDMNHPPTGEYFGRCGGCGEDVVGDGAGVVALDRVFHVGCFVCSTCRAQLRGQHFYAVERRAYCESCYVATLEKCSTCSQPILDRILRAMGKAYHPSCFTCVVCHRGLDGIPFTVDATSQIHCIEDFHRKFAPRCSVCGGAIMPEPGQEETVRIVALDRSFHIGCYKCEECGLLLSSEGECQGCYPLDGHILCKACSAWRIQELSATVTTDC; from the exons ATGTCGGGGCCCACCTGGCTCCCCCCAAGGCAGCTGGAGCCTGCAAGAGCCCCTCAGGGGAGAGCACTCCCCCGAGGCGCCCCGGGGCCGCCGCCAGCCCACGGAGCAG CACTTCAGCCCCACCCCAGGGTCAATTTTTGCCCCCTCCCATCTGAGCAGTGTTACCAGGCCCCCGGGGGACCTGATGATCGGGGGCTCGCCTGGGTGGGGTGCCATGGAGCACCCCAACGCTCACAG GGGCTCCCCCCAGATAGGGGGGCCTTACGTCCAGGGAGCCTGGATGCCGAGATAGATTCGCTGACCAGCATGCTGGCTGAGCTGGATGGAGGTCGTGGTCATGCCCCACGGCGGTCAGACCGGCAG GCTTATGAGCCCCCTCAGCCCCATGCCTACCGCACGGGCTCAGGCTCCCTGAAGCCGAATGGAGGGGGTGTTCCTATTCCTCCCCAACAGCTCTCAGCGTCCCCCTATGGGGGCCCCACTCCGGCCTCCTATGCTACAGCCAGCACCCCCGCTGGCCCTGCCTTCCCTGTGCAAGTGAAGGTGGCACAACCAGTGAGAGGCTGTGGCCCTCCCAGGCGGGGGGCCTCTCAGGCCTCCGGggccctcccaggcccccacTTTCCTCTCCCAGGCCGAGGTGAAGTCTGGGGGGCTGGCTATAGGAGCCACCGTGAGCCAGGGCCAGGGGGTAAAGAGGAagctgcaggaggaggaagaggaggcggGTACGGGCCCCAG GTCCCTCTGAGCCAGCCTCCTGAAGAGGAGCTGGAGAGGCTGACCAAGAAGCTGGTGCATGACATGAACCACCCTCCCACCGGGGAATACTTTG ggcGCTGTGGCGGCTGCGGAGAAGACGTGGTTGGGGACGGGGCTGGTGTTGTGGCCCTGGACCGCGTCTTTCACGTTGGCTGCTTTGTGTGCTCGACATGCCGGGCTCAGCTTCGGGGCCAGCATTTCTACGCTGTGGAGAGGAGGGCGTACTGTGAGAGCTGCTACGTG GCCACCCTGGAGAAGTGCTCCACGTGCTCCCAACCCATCCTGGACCGGATCCTGAGGGCTATGGGGAAGGCCTACCATCCTAGCTGCTTCACTTGTGTGGTGTGCCACCGTGGCCTCGATGGCATCCCTTTCACAGTGGATGCCACCAGCCAGATCCACTGCATCGAGGACTTCCACAG GAAGTTTGCCCCACGATGCTCTGTGTGTGGTGGGGCCATCATGCCTGAGCCAGGTCAGGAAGAGACTGTACGAATCGTTGCTCTGGATCGCAGTTTTCACATTGGCTGTTATAAGTGCGAG GAGTGTGGGCTGCTGCTCTCCTCTGAGGGCGAGTGTCAGGGCTGCTACCCGCTGGATGGGCACATCTTGTGCAAGGCGTGCAGTGCCTGGCGCATCCAGGAGCTCTCAGCCACCGTCACCACCGACTGCTGA